From Alcaligenes faecalis, the proteins below share one genomic window:
- a CDS encoding ATP-binding protein: MAAQRRASKNSSIRLGLFSRSFLLLAALMLVSLGAWLQVFFSMEEGPRAAQMAQRVASIVSITRSALVYAPPAVRPALLLDLATKESLRVQPRENTDELEPLPRSNYWQHVSTEVRGALGSQTLIMWSVNSVPGIWVSFDINEDQYWLVFDREQLSLTAGVEWLGWGATALLLALIGAAVSVRFVNRPLAQLAKVAQQLARGETPSTLPEKGPVEIRDMNIAFNRMARDIRQTEADREIMLAGISHDLRTPLARMRLEIELSQVSDETRAAIDEDLAQIDHSIGQLMEYARPATAVPEHGIDVSAVLNDVYERERTHTESLGGILTASVEPNLYARISAHDLKRIVSNLIENARRYGRSPEDDRARIELSAHQHGNILVIAVKDQGAGIAKGDIQRLLRPFSRGVSARTGVSGAGLGLAIVERLLGQVGGHFELVSAPSEGLTARIQLPRIRASRNAPGTQADKDSKAS, translated from the coding sequence GTGGCCGCCCAACGCCGAGCAAGCAAAAACTCAAGTATCCGGCTGGGTTTATTCAGCCGGTCTTTTTTATTGCTCGCAGCGTTAATGCTCGTCAGCCTGGGTGCCTGGCTGCAAGTATTCTTCAGTATGGAAGAAGGCCCACGCGCGGCCCAAATGGCGCAACGCGTGGCATCCATTGTCAGCATCACCCGCTCGGCCCTGGTGTACGCGCCCCCGGCGGTACGCCCTGCCCTGTTGCTGGATCTGGCCACCAAAGAAAGTCTGCGCGTGCAGCCACGCGAGAACACGGACGAGCTTGAGCCCCTGCCGCGCTCCAACTACTGGCAGCACGTTTCTACCGAAGTGCGTGGCGCACTGGGTAGCCAAACCCTGATCATGTGGTCGGTCAATAGCGTGCCAGGCATCTGGGTTTCCTTTGATATCAATGAAGACCAGTATTGGCTGGTCTTTGATCGCGAACAATTAAGTCTGACGGCCGGTGTGGAGTGGCTGGGCTGGGGCGCGACCGCCTTGCTGCTGGCCCTGATCGGCGCTGCGGTCAGTGTGCGCTTTGTAAATCGGCCCTTGGCTCAGTTGGCCAAAGTGGCTCAGCAACTGGCCCGTGGCGAGACTCCCAGCACCCTGCCCGAAAAAGGCCCGGTTGAAATCCGCGACATGAATATCGCCTTTAACCGCATGGCGCGCGACATTCGCCAGACGGAGGCCGATAGGGAAATCATGCTGGCTGGCATTTCGCACGATTTGCGCACACCGCTGGCGCGCATGCGTCTGGAAATCGAGTTAAGCCAGGTATCGGACGAAACCCGCGCCGCCATTGACGAGGACCTGGCACAGATTGACCACAGTATTGGTCAACTGATGGAATACGCCCGTCCCGCTACGGCTGTCCCAGAACATGGCATCGATGTTTCCGCTGTGCTCAATGACGTCTACGAACGCGAACGCACACATACCGAATCGCTGGGTGGGATTTTGACGGCTTCCGTCGAACCCAATCTGTATGCCCGCATCAGCGCTCACGATTTGAAGCGTATCGTCTCCAACCTGATCGAAAATGCCCGTCGCTATGGACGCAGCCCTGAGGATGATCGGGCGCGCATCGAACTGTCGGCGCATCAGCACGGCAATATTCTGGTGATTGCCGTCAAGGATCAGGGGGCCGGTATTGCAAAAGGCGATATCCAGCGCCTGCTGCGCCCGTTCTCCCGTGGCGTCTCTGCCCGCACAGGTGTCAGTGGCGCGGGCTTGGGGCTGGCTATTGTGGAGCGCTTACTGGGCCAAGTCGGAGGTCACTTTGAGCTGGTCAGTGCTCCCTCCGAAGGTTTGACCGCCCGTATCCAGTTGCCACGTATCCGTGCCAGTCGCAATGCGCCTGGAACTCAGGCCGATAAGGACAGCAAAGCTTCCTGA
- a CDS encoding uracil-DNA glycosylase: MIDFQPISPLQRTWLLELGLERAFLARLPQAQPVVQSAAVAAPAQEPAAARQTAQPVERPLDDAGSLSPISAPAAATDAMSARDQALAVLRKSGARPVAAAPVEEVVQRPAVLIQPEKAPDMASLLEQVQACQECGLHTGRAQVVFGSELLSEPDWMIIGEAPGTSDDRSAKPFDGKAGLLLQAMLNSAIPNASVYKTHLVKCRPLGNRPPTQEELVACRAFLDAQIRLVQPRRLLAVGHLAAVALSGRDEDLEALRGQALTYTDAQGRSLPLVVTYHPASLLLRPQHKANAWRDLSLLRELQGQS, encoded by the coding sequence ATGATCGATTTTCAGCCTATCTCCCCTCTGCAGCGCACCTGGCTTTTGGAGTTGGGCCTGGAGCGTGCTTTTTTGGCGCGTCTGCCTCAGGCGCAGCCTGTGGTGCAGTCCGCGGCTGTGGCCGCTCCTGCGCAAGAGCCCGCAGCAGCAAGGCAGACGGCTCAGCCGGTAGAGCGGCCTCTTGATGATGCGGGCAGTCTTTCCCCTATTTCAGCCCCCGCTGCGGCTACGGATGCCATGTCGGCCCGTGATCAGGCGCTGGCGGTCTTGCGCAAATCCGGTGCCAGACCGGTAGCAGCTGCTCCTGTAGAAGAAGTGGTGCAGCGGCCTGCCGTGCTGATTCAGCCTGAAAAAGCGCCAGATATGGCCAGCTTGCTGGAACAGGTACAGGCTTGTCAGGAATGCGGTTTGCATACGGGCCGTGCTCAAGTGGTCTTTGGTTCCGAACTCTTGTCCGAGCCGGACTGGATGATTATTGGTGAAGCACCGGGTACCAGCGATGATCGTAGTGCAAAGCCTTTTGATGGCAAGGCGGGCCTGCTCTTGCAAGCCATGCTCAATAGCGCGATTCCCAATGCCTCGGTTTATAAAACGCATCTGGTGAAGTGTCGCCCCCTGGGTAATCGTCCCCCTACTCAGGAAGAGCTGGTGGCGTGTCGGGCTTTTCTGGATGCGCAGATTCGCTTGGTGCAGCCACGCCGCTTACTGGCCGTCGGCCATTTGGCGGCAGTGGCACTAAGTGGTCGTGATGAGGATCTGGAGGCTTTGCGGGGTCAGGCGCTGACCTATACCGACGCTCAGGGCCGCAGTCTGCCTTTGGTGGTGACTTATCATCCGGCCTCGTTGTTGCTGCGTCCGCAGCACAAAGCCAATGCCTGGCGGGATTTGTCCTTGCTGCGCGAGTTGCAGGGTCAGTCCTGA
- the ispF gene encoding 2-C-methyl-D-erythritol 2,4-cyclodiphosphate synthase — protein MSMPIRVGQGFDVHVLCEGRPLILGGVTIPHTHGLMGHSDADALLHAITDAILGAAGLGDIGRHFPDTDPKYKGADSRVLLRHAYEQVRAAGWLVGNVDATIHAQKPKIAPHAPAMVANIEADLQLEPGSVNIKGKTNEAIGFVGRQEGIAVTSVALLYRA, from the coding sequence ATGAGCATGCCGATTCGCGTAGGGCAAGGTTTTGATGTGCATGTGCTGTGCGAAGGCCGACCTTTGATTCTGGGCGGTGTCACCATTCCGCATACGCATGGTCTGATGGGGCATTCGGATGCTGATGCCTTGCTGCATGCCATTACCGATGCAATTCTGGGGGCGGCGGGCCTGGGCGATATTGGTCGTCACTTTCCGGATACGGACCCCAAATACAAGGGCGCTGATAGTCGTGTCTTGCTGCGTCATGCTTATGAGCAGGTACGCGCAGCCGGCTGGTTGGTAGGCAATGTGGATGCCACGATTCACGCGCAAAAACCCAAGATCGCACCACATGCCCCGGCGATGGTGGCCAATATCGAGGCCGATCTGCAATTGGAACCTGGCAGTGTGAACATCAAGGGCAAGACAAACGAGGCGATTGGCTTTGTGGGGCGCCAGGAAGGGATTGCGGTCACTTCCGTGGCCCTGCTGTATCGCGCCTGA
- the smc gene encoding chromosome segregation protein SMC, with the protein MRLTQIKLAGFKSFVDPTSIPTPSQLVGVVGPNGCGKSNIIDAVRWVLGESKASELRGESMQDVIFNGSSQRKPAGRASVELVFDNSEGRASGQWSTYAEISVRRVLSRDGTSSYFLNNQAVRRRDIHDIFLGTGLGARGYAIIGQGMINRLIEAKPEELRVFLEEAAGVSRYKERRRETESRLRDTRENLLRVEDIQRELDAQLEKLQAQAEVARQYRDLQQDGELKQNLLWLLKESNAQGDQKARFLAIEQAQTKLEESIAGLRHTESALESQRQAHLQAGDALHLAQSQLYEAGSQVSSLEAEIRHVLDSRSRMAQRREQLEQQQHDWIEQQEHCQQELENSEQQREEAAVKLEELQILLEEAQGALPDLELRVREQAQRRDEMRMALARLEQNLALAAQSQRDADRQIQGVEQRQERLKQELRELNAPDPDNLERLQGDLNMLQNQLQQAQEHMQHLEAQLPRLEEERKKAQEQAVQGGQDMARLEARHLALSRLQEDVARKGTLEPWLAKHGLESMKRLWQSLDVEKGWETALEAVLRERMTALELRRLDMAAAFASDAPPARLSFYQLPEAGAPAKPALDLPLLTSVLRQQEGGLRSLLDNWLHQVYVCQDLKQALSLREQLTDQMAIVVRDGHLVDKHSIRFYAPDSEQAGMLARQQEIAHLERELRGAQLIVDELGHTSTQAEMALQQVRNGLVPARARVGELTARMHDVQLEHSKLAQQAQQSQERGGRINEELEELAVQREELQANREEFEARFEALDEELAEHQGVFAEAQMEGEKGAELAEQARRTVHERERAVHDAQFAERTLVQRMAELERNLALAQEQAQRTAGQLEGLQGELLDLDASAAQAGLQDALELRAEREEAVRLAKIQLDTLAAQLREHEQARAENEKNLGPLREQVTELQLQEQASRLAVEQFAEQLDSRKVNRSELWSLLQEKTPEWQRVGWLQSEVQRISRQIEGLGPVNLAALEELTTAQERKTYLDAQHKDLSDAIETLEDAIRKIDRETRQLLMETFNIVNQHFGELFPRLFGGGEAKLTMVGDEVLEAGVQVMAQPPGKRNSTIHLLSGGEKALTATALVFAFFKLNPAPFCLLDEVDAPLDDANTERYANLVASMSDQTQFLFISHNKIAMQMAKQLIGVTMQEQGVSRIVAVDVDAAMQMSSV; encoded by the coding sequence GTGCGTCTAACCCAGATCAAACTAGCTGGTTTCAAATCCTTTGTGGACCCGACCTCCATTCCAACTCCCAGTCAGTTGGTTGGCGTTGTCGGGCCCAACGGCTGTGGAAAATCCAACATCATCGATGCGGTGCGCTGGGTGCTGGGCGAGAGCAAAGCCTCCGAGCTGCGTGGCGAGTCCATGCAGGACGTGATTTTCAATGGCTCCTCGCAACGCAAACCGGCGGGGCGGGCATCGGTTGAGCTGGTTTTCGATAATTCTGAGGGGCGGGCCTCGGGCCAGTGGAGCACCTATGCCGAGATCTCGGTACGGCGTGTCCTGAGCCGGGACGGAACCAGCAGCTATTTTCTGAACAATCAGGCCGTTCGTCGGCGTGACATTCACGACATCTTTCTGGGGACGGGCCTGGGGGCGCGTGGCTACGCCATCATCGGGCAGGGCATGATCAACCGCCTGATCGAAGCCAAGCCCGAAGAGTTGCGCGTGTTTCTGGAAGAAGCTGCGGGTGTATCGCGCTACAAGGAGCGTCGCCGCGAAACAGAAAGCCGCTTGCGTGATACCCGCGAAAACCTGCTGCGTGTGGAAGATATCCAAAGGGAACTGGATGCGCAGCTGGAGAAATTGCAGGCGCAGGCCGAAGTGGCGCGCCAGTATCGTGACTTGCAGCAAGATGGCGAACTCAAGCAAAACCTGCTGTGGTTATTGAAAGAGTCCAATGCGCAGGGCGATCAGAAAGCCCGTTTCCTGGCGATTGAGCAAGCTCAGACCAAACTGGAAGAATCAATTGCCGGCTTGCGGCATACCGAGTCTGCGTTGGAGTCACAGCGACAGGCTCATTTGCAGGCCGGTGACGCCTTGCATCTGGCGCAAAGCCAGTTGTATGAGGCGGGCTCTCAAGTATCCAGCCTGGAAGCGGAAATCCGTCATGTGCTGGATTCGCGCAGCCGCATGGCGCAGCGCCGTGAGCAACTGGAACAACAGCAGCATGACTGGATTGAACAACAAGAACATTGCCAGCAAGAACTGGAAAACAGTGAGCAGCAGCGCGAAGAAGCCGCGGTAAAGCTGGAAGAATTACAGATTCTGCTGGAGGAGGCGCAAGGCGCCTTGCCCGATCTGGAGCTGCGCGTACGCGAACAAGCCCAGCGTCGGGACGAAATGCGCATGGCGTTGGCTCGTCTGGAGCAGAATCTGGCGTTGGCTGCGCAATCGCAGCGTGATGCCGACCGCCAGATTCAAGGCGTGGAGCAGCGTCAGGAGCGCTTGAAGCAGGAACTGCGCGAACTCAATGCCCCGGACCCGGACAATCTGGAACGGCTGCAAGGCGATCTGAACATGCTGCAAAATCAATTGCAGCAAGCTCAGGAGCATATGCAGCATCTGGAAGCCCAGCTTCCCCGACTGGAAGAAGAGCGCAAGAAAGCGCAGGAACAAGCTGTGCAAGGCGGGCAGGACATGGCCCGTCTGGAAGCGCGTCATTTGGCCTTGAGCCGTTTGCAGGAAGACGTGGCCCGCAAGGGAACGCTGGAACCCTGGCTGGCCAAGCACGGGCTGGAGAGCATGAAACGTCTTTGGCAAAGCCTGGACGTGGAAAAAGGGTGGGAAACCGCGCTGGAAGCCGTGCTGCGCGAGCGCATGACGGCTTTGGAGCTGCGTCGCCTGGATATGGCGGCTGCTTTCGCCAGTGATGCGCCACCTGCTCGTTTAAGTTTTTACCAGTTGCCCGAAGCGGGGGCGCCGGCCAAGCCTGCTCTGGATCTGCCTTTGCTGACCTCGGTACTGCGGCAGCAGGAAGGCGGCTTGCGCAGCTTGCTGGATAACTGGTTGCACCAGGTCTATGTCTGTCAGGATTTGAAGCAGGCCCTGAGCTTGCGCGAGCAGTTGACGGATCAAATGGCCATTGTGGTGCGTGACGGTCATTTGGTGGATAAGCACAGCATTCGCTTTTACGCACCAGACTCCGAACAAGCCGGGATGCTGGCACGTCAGCAGGAAATTGCGCATCTGGAGCGGGAGCTGCGTGGCGCCCAACTGATTGTGGACGAGTTGGGCCATACCAGCACCCAGGCCGAAATGGCCCTGCAGCAAGTGCGTAACGGTCTGGTTCCGGCCCGAGCCCGTGTCGGCGAGCTGACAGCCCGTATGCACGATGTGCAGCTGGAGCACTCCAAGCTGGCACAACAGGCGCAGCAATCGCAAGAGCGCGGTGGTCGTATCAACGAAGAGCTGGAAGAGCTGGCGGTACAGCGCGAAGAGTTGCAGGCGAACCGCGAGGAGTTCGAGGCCCGTTTTGAAGCGCTGGACGAAGAGCTGGCCGAGCATCAAGGCGTGTTTGCGGAAGCGCAGATGGAAGGCGAGAAGGGCGCGGAACTGGCCGAACAGGCCCGCCGTACCGTACACGAGCGCGAACGCGCTGTGCATGATGCCCAGTTTGCCGAGCGCACGTTGGTACAGCGTATGGCTGAACTGGAGCGCAACTTGGCCCTGGCGCAGGAGCAGGCACAACGCACGGCCGGTCAACTGGAAGGTTTGCAAGGCGAATTGCTGGATCTGGACGCCTCTGCTGCACAAGCTGGTTTGCAGGACGCGCTGGAATTGCGCGCGGAGCGTGAAGAAGCCGTTCGCCTGGCAAAAATTCAGCTCGATACCTTGGCTGCTCAATTGCGTGAGCATGAGCAGGCCCGTGCCGAGAATGAAAAGAATCTGGGGCCCTTGCGCGAGCAAGTTACCGAATTGCAGTTGCAGGAACAAGCCTCGCGTCTGGCGGTCGAACAGTTTGCTGAACAGCTGGACAGCAGAAAGGTGAACCGTTCCGAACTGTGGAGCTTGTTACAGGAAAAGACACCAGAATGGCAGCGTGTGGGCTGGTTGCAGTCTGAAGTGCAGCGTATCTCGCGCCAGATTGAAGGCCTGGGCCCGGTGAACCTGGCGGCCCTTGAAGAGCTGACTACAGCGCAAGAACGCAAGACCTACCTGGATGCCCAGCATAAGGATTTGAGTGATGCCATCGAGACTCTGGAAGACGCGATTCGCAAGATTGACCGCGAGACGCGCCAGTTGCTCATGGAAACATTCAACATCGTTAATCAGCACTTTGGCGAGCTTTTCCCAAGGCTATTTGGTGGTGGAGAGGCTAAACTGACAATGGTGGGCGATGAAGTGCTGGAGGCTGGGGTGCAGGTCATGGCCCAACCGCCGGGCAAGCGCAATAGCACGATTCATTTGCTCTCGGGTGGTGAAAAGGCATTGACCGCGACTGCACTGGTTTTTGCCTTCTTCAAGCTGAACCCTGCCCCGTTTTGTTTGCTGGACGAGGTGGATGCGCCGCTGGATGATGCGAATACCGAACGCTATGCCAATCTGGTGGCCAGCATGAGCGACCAAACCCAGTTTTTATTTATTTCTCACAATAAAATTGCCATGCAAATGGCCAAACAACTGATCGGGGTCACGATGCAAGAGCAGGGTGTATCCCGAATTGTGGCAGTGGACGTAGACGCTGCCATGCAAATGAGCAGCGTGTAA
- the lplT gene encoding lysophospholipid transporter LplT yields the protein MNKGFYLVMAAQALSSVADNALLIAAIALIADLHGPIWMVPMMKWWFALSYVLLAAFVGAFADSYPKGRVMFATNAIKLIGCMLMFCHQYFGMNDSQQLVLVFVSYTLVGIGAAAYSPAKYGIVTEMLKPEQLVKGNSWIEGLTVLSIIGGTVLGGVLINPSIASSLAEHPLIAPLAQTRAEVAILLISFIYLSAALCNLLIPRTNIDYPPQQKNPILLLKEFRTYVHILWRDKLGQISLAVTTLFWGAGATLQFIVIEWGAQHLGYRLDQASVLMGVAALGTVFGAVFAARVPLKKSLAVLPVGVAMGFVVLLMPLVHEKWAVYTLLMGIGGLSGFFVVPMNALLQHRGHVMLSAGHSIAVQNFNEQLNILFMLALYSLLLWLRLPINYIIVFFGLMVASLMTVFIIWKNANLRAHPELEACIGQEGHGQALTAK from the coding sequence TTGAATAAAGGATTTTATCTGGTCATGGCCGCGCAGGCATTGTCGTCAGTTGCCGACAATGCCTTGCTGATTGCCGCCATCGCCCTGATCGCTGACCTGCACGGACCTATCTGGATGGTCCCCATGATGAAATGGTGGTTTGCGCTGTCCTACGTGCTATTGGCCGCCTTTGTAGGTGCCTTTGCCGACTCGTATCCCAAGGGCCGGGTGATGTTCGCCACCAACGCCATCAAGCTGATCGGCTGTATGTTGATGTTCTGCCACCAGTACTTTGGCATGAACGACTCCCAGCAACTGGTTCTGGTCTTTGTCTCCTACACCCTGGTTGGTATCGGTGCTGCCGCCTACTCCCCGGCCAAGTACGGCATCGTCACCGAGATGCTCAAGCCCGAACAGTTGGTCAAGGGCAATAGCTGGATTGAAGGGCTGACTGTTCTGTCCATCATCGGCGGCACGGTGCTGGGCGGTGTCCTGATCAACCCGTCTATCGCCAGCTCGCTGGCCGAACACCCATTGATTGCACCTTTGGCCCAGACACGTGCCGAAGTCGCTATCTTGCTGATTTCCTTTATCTATCTGTCGGCGGCCCTGTGCAATCTGCTGATCCCACGCACCAATATCGACTACCCGCCCCAGCAAAAGAACCCCATTTTGCTGCTCAAGGAATTCCGTACCTACGTGCACATTCTGTGGCGTGACAAGCTGGGCCAGATCTCGCTGGCCGTGACAACCCTGTTCTGGGGCGCCGGTGCCACGCTGCAATTCATTGTGATCGAGTGGGGCGCTCAGCATCTGGGCTATCGCCTGGACCAGGCCTCCGTCCTGATGGGCGTTGCCGCTTTGGGCACGGTCTTTGGCGCCGTCTTTGCCGCCCGCGTTCCCTTGAAGAAATCCCTGGCCGTTCTGCCAGTGGGCGTGGCAATGGGCTTTGTGGTTCTGCTCATGCCTTTGGTGCACGAAAAATGGGCGGTCTACACCCTGCTGATGGGTATTGGTGGCTTGTCCGGCTTTTTCGTCGTCCCCATGAATGCCCTGCTGCAACATCGCGGCCACGTCATGCTGTCGGCCGGTCACTCCATTGCCGTACAGAACTTCAATGAGCAACTGAACATTCTGTTCATGCTGGCGCTGTACAGCCTGCTGCTGTGGCTGCGTTTGCCCATCAACTACATCATTGTGTTCTTTGGCCTGATGGTGGCATCCTTGATGACGGTATTCATCATCTGGAAAAACGCCAATCTGCGCGCGCATCCAGAGCTGGAAGCCTGCATTGGTCAGGAAGGTCATGGGCAGGCCTTGACGGCCAAATAA
- the ompR gene encoding two-component system response regulator OmpR, protein MNTPTPPLTRKILVVDDDPRLRDLLRRYLSEQGFNVFVAEDGKEMAKLWQREHFDLLVLDLMLPGEDGLSICRRLRGGHDNTPIIMLTAKAEEIDRIVGLEMGADDYLIKPFNPRELLARVNAILRRRGTEEHPGAPSQENESIEFGPYVLNLSTRTLTRNNEVVPITTGEFSVLKVFARHPKIPLSRDKLMELARGREYEAFDRSLDVQISRLRKLIEPNASKPVFIQTVWGLGYVFVPDGGN, encoded by the coding sequence ATGAATACGCCGACCCCCCCCCTCACCCGCAAAATCCTTGTCGTTGACGACGATCCCCGGCTGCGCGATTTACTGCGCCGCTACTTGTCTGAACAAGGATTCAACGTCTTCGTTGCCGAAGACGGTAAAGAAATGGCCAAACTCTGGCAACGCGAGCATTTCGATCTGCTGGTACTGGATCTGATGCTGCCAGGCGAGGATGGCCTATCCATCTGTCGCCGGCTGCGCGGCGGTCACGACAACACCCCCATCATCATGCTTACCGCCAAGGCCGAAGAAATCGACCGTATCGTGGGCCTGGAGATGGGTGCCGATGACTACCTCATCAAGCCCTTCAACCCCCGCGAACTGCTGGCCCGTGTCAACGCTATCTTGCGACGCCGTGGTACCGAGGAACACCCCGGCGCACCTAGTCAGGAAAATGAATCGATCGAGTTCGGCCCCTATGTGCTGAACCTGTCCACTCGAACACTGACACGCAATAACGAAGTCGTCCCCATTACAACGGGCGAATTCTCCGTGCTGAAAGTGTTTGCCCGTCATCCCAAGATCCCCTTGTCGCGCGACAAACTGATGGAACTGGCGCGTGGCCGTGAGTACGAAGCTTTTGACCGCAGCCTGGACGTGCAGATTTCGCGTCTGCGCAAGCTGATCGAACCCAATGCCTCCAAGCCCGTGTTCATTCAAACGGTCTGGGGTCTGGGCTACGTTTTTGTTCCAGACGGCGGTAACTGA
- a CDS encoding bifunctional tRNA (adenosine(37)-N6)-threonylcarbamoyltransferase complex dimerization subunit type 1 TsaB/ribosomal protein alanine acetyltransferase RimI has translation MDAHILALETSSNLCELTLLSRTQAGISLVELSHEGSGDHAERLLPMAEQLLEQAGLDRQALTAIAFGQGPGGFTGLRVACGVAQGMAFALNLPVLPVSSLLAAAACGTPVEGTAYVVAQDARMQEVYAAVYKWTAENSWSVLQSPVLLDAAQVTTWIARLQAEGLIAEQQPIQVVGDALEQFPDLAPAVLAQGWEVGQAWRATGASVAHLALHDLDEGRGVSPDLAMPLYVREKVAYTIQEREQGLGGNPAALDQPLQIEAMQAGHVSAVLDIERRVESHPWTAGNFTDALGNSAYCSRIIHKQGQVQGYAIWLQAPDMIELLLIGVAPEQQRRGLARQLLDDGLEWARQHQLERVVLEVRASNAPAIGLYQKYGFKADGLRKNYYPLGDGQREDAVLMSLNLAIKAEA, from the coding sequence ATGGATGCACATATTCTTGCCCTGGAGACTTCCTCCAATCTCTGTGAACTGACCTTGTTGTCTCGCACTCAGGCGGGTATTTCGCTTGTGGAACTGAGCCATGAGGGTAGCGGCGACCACGCTGAACGTCTTTTGCCCATGGCCGAGCAACTGCTGGAGCAGGCTGGTCTGGATAGACAGGCGCTGACTGCCATTGCGTTCGGCCAAGGTCCTGGTGGTTTTACCGGGCTGCGCGTGGCCTGTGGCGTGGCCCAAGGCATGGCCTTTGCGTTGAATTTGCCGGTGCTGCCTGTCTCGTCCCTGTTGGCGGCTGCCGCTTGCGGCACGCCCGTAGAAGGCACCGCCTATGTGGTGGCACAGGATGCGCGTATGCAAGAGGTCTATGCCGCGGTGTACAAGTGGACGGCTGAAAATTCCTGGTCCGTGCTGCAAAGCCCGGTCTTGCTGGATGCCGCACAGGTCACCACCTGGATCGCCCGTTTGCAGGCTGAGGGTTTGATTGCAGAGCAGCAGCCTATTCAAGTTGTGGGTGATGCGCTGGAGCAGTTTCCTGATCTGGCTCCTGCCGTTCTGGCGCAGGGCTGGGAAGTCGGCCAGGCCTGGCGTGCAACGGGGGCCAGCGTGGCGCATTTGGCTCTGCATGATCTGGATGAGGGGCGTGGTGTTTCCCCGGATCTGGCCATGCCGCTGTATGTGCGCGAGAAAGTCGCCTACACCATTCAGGAGCGTGAACAGGGCTTGGGCGGAAACCCGGCGGCTCTGGATCAACCCCTGCAAATTGAAGCCATGCAGGCTGGGCATGTGTCCGCCGTGCTGGATATCGAGCGTCGTGTGGAAAGTCACCCCTGGACGGCGGGCAACTTCACGGATGCCTTGGGTAATAGCGCGTATTGCTCCCGGATCATTCACAAGCAAGGTCAGGTGCAAGGCTATGCCATTTGGCTGCAAGCTCCCGATATGATCGAGCTTTTGCTGATTGGAGTGGCCCCTGAACAGCAGCGGCGCGGTCTGGCTCGGCAATTGCTGGATGATGGCCTGGAATGGGCCCGTCAGCATCAGCTGGAGCGCGTGGTTCTGGAAGTGCGGGCCTCGAATGCACCGGCTATTGGCCTGTATCAGAAGTACGGTTTCAAGGCGGATGGCCTGCGAAAAAACTACTACCCGCTTGGCGATGGACAGCGCGAAGACGCGGTCTTGATGAGTCTGAATCTGGCCATCAAGGCAGAGGCATGA
- the ispD gene encoding 2-C-methyl-D-erythritol 4-phosphate cytidylyltransferase, translating to MKTTLIAIVPAAGIGSRALDSATKAQGLPKQYRLLGGQPMLRRSVQALLADERISQVRVAVAPGDTWAADALAGLPRTVCLPCGGETRAETVLNTLQSLDKDEQAWVLVHDAARPGLPRQALARLIDACLQAQRGGLLALPVPDTVKRATPAEPAAAQETVDRDGLWLAQTPQLFPAHALREALQAAKEQGFVVTDEASAMELAGSQALLILGSARNFKVTWPEDFELMEKWL from the coding sequence ATGAAGACTACCTTGATTGCAATTGTTCCAGCCGCCGGTATCGGCTCGCGCGCCCTGGATTCTGCCACGAAGGCGCAAGGCTTGCCCAAGCAATACCGTTTGCTGGGCGGGCAGCCCATGTTGCGCCGCTCGGTACAGGCTTTGCTGGCCGATGAGCGCATCAGCCAGGTGCGGGTGGCGGTAGCCCCCGGTGACACCTGGGCCGCCGACGCACTGGCAGGCTTGCCGCGCACGGTCTGCCTGCCTTGTGGTGGAGAAACGCGGGCTGAAACGGTACTCAATACCTTGCAGAGTCTGGATAAGGACGAACAAGCCTGGGTTCTGGTTCACGATGCCGCTCGCCCCGGTTTGCCCAGGCAAGCCCTGGCGCGGCTGATTGATGCCTGCTTGCAGGCGCAACGCGGTGGCTTGCTGGCTTTGCCCGTGCCTGATACTGTCAAGCGCGCAACGCCCGCCGAGCCGGCGGCGGCGCAGGAAACGGTGGACAGAGACGGCCTGTGGTTGGCGCAGACTCCCCAGCTGTTTCCCGCGCATGCCTTGCGCGAGGCCTTGCAAGCGGCTAAAGAACAGGGTTTTGTGGTGACGGACGAGGCCAGTGCCATGGAATTGGCAGGCAGCCAGGCCTTATTAATATTGGGTTCGGCACGGAATTTTAAAGTCACCTGGCCTGAGGATTTTGAATTGATGGAGAAATGGTTATGA